In the Coleofasciculus sp. FACHB-T130 genome, ACGCCTCGCGCTGACTTGTCAGTTCGCCTAACTAGCGAACTTGACACTGATTGAGCTTGGTAAACAAAGCAGGCACGTAGTCGTAATAGCGATCGCTAGCAAGATAAATGGCATCCGTGGTACAACTGCCACAACCAGGTTCGCTGAGCATGTCACTCAATAAGTTAGAGGAAATTCCTCCCCAAGGAAACTGTCCGATTGGTGCCGTAGCAGTAGAGTTCAGTTCTGAATCCAACCGCCATTTGGTTCCAGCTAACACTACCCCAAAAGGATTCTTTTCCGGTAATGGTTGGGATCTGTACCATCCCACTGCCTGCCCGAACTTCTCAACTCGTGCTTTCGGATTTTTCGTCTGGGAGGCAGTTTGCTGCCAGATGCGCTTTTGAGCGCTGTACCCAAAGCGTCCCTTACTAGCTTGCGACCAGAGGGTATCTATGGTACGAAAGTCTTCGCAGGGAAGACTATTGAGCAGAGTTTTGCTGCCGTAGAGTAAGTCTGCACCCTGTCCTTGGAGTTTCTGCAATCGCTGGAAGATGGCGCGAGTCTCCACATCCGCACCCCGCCAGTCACCGGCGGCTAAAAGGCTTTTGAGGCGGCTGTAGTTGATGCGCCATTTATTAGGAGAAGTGCTAGCGATCGCATCGAAAGTAAAGCTTTTAACGATGTCCTGATATACCTGCCGGATGGAATCGTTCTTTTGCAGGTAAGCGCCTTGTAGCCGAAATACATAGCGACCATCGGC is a window encoding:
- a CDS encoding GUN4 domain-containing protein, which encodes MKRSIAVGLLTFLAIGCSTNLPTSSTQSPAPVAIAAKPAANSSTVQSRDVFYLSDRFGFRFVSPRGYVITPTETTQSTKPSPPLEVLEVWQQKDFLNRENLPETPPIVSITVYDNSKRLPLTSWKGELSQNDDRPLTVAGQKAIAYTSTGLYESDNVLLSSADGRYVFRLQGAYLQKNDSIRQVYQDIVKSFTFDAIASTSPNKWRINYSRLKSLLAAGDWRGADVETRAIFQRLQKLQGQGADLLYGSKTLLNSLPCEDFRTIDTLWSQASKGRFGYSAQKRIWQQTASQTKNPKARVEKFGQAVGWYRSQPLPEKNPFGVVLAGTKWRLDSELNSTATAPIGQFPWGGISSNLLSDMLSEPGCGSCTTDAIYLASDRYYDYVPALFTKLNQCQVR